The segment ATATTATAACATATAATGGCAGTCAGTTGAAAAAAAGTGAGGCAGAAGAAAAAGATGAGGATAAAAGGGCAGGGATTCTGACCAGAAATGATATGCTCGAAGCCTATCACCACCGGGAAATTAAATAAATTAACCTCTCCAGCCTACGTTAGTGCCACCTTCCTGTTCCTTTACGGCAGGATAAATCAGCATACATCTTTCAGCACTCGATAGGATAATCGCCATCAAAACAGGAGGTGCAAAAGCCGGTATCTGCCCGCTCCTTCAGCTTTTCCAGCATTCCCTCCCGGCTTAAATAATGCAGGCTGTCGGCCCCGATCTTATCGCCGATCTCCTCCTCGGACTTGCCGTTGGCGATCAATTCCTTCTGGCCTGTGATATCGAGGCCAAAATAGCAGGGATATTCGACCGGCGGCGAAGAGATAGCCATATGAACTTCGGCAGCACCGGCCTCGCGCAGCCGGTTGATAATCTGGTTGCTGGTAGTCCCCCTCACAATAGAATCATCTATCAGTATCACCCTCTTATCCTCGACGATCTCCTTAATCGGGGAAAGCTTGAGCCTTACCTTGAGATCGCGAATGTTCTGGGTGGGCTGAATAAAGGTACGGCCTACATATTTATTGCGGAGAATGCCCTGACCGTACTCCAGCCCCGAGCGTTCGGCAAAACCGAGTGCTGCCGCAACCCCCGAATCAGGCACCGGCACGACTATATCGGCCTCGATTTCCATCTCCTCGGCCATTCTGCGGCCCAAAGCCTTGCGGGCCTGCTGGACATTAAGGCCGGCTATATCGCTGTCCGGCCGGGCGAAGTAGATATACTCGAAGACGCAGAATTTCTCCTCCCGGCGGCTGCTGAAGCGCTGAGACCTGATGCCATCATCATCGATGATAACCATCTCTCCGGGTTCGACCTCGCGCAGATACTCGGCGCCGAGAATGTCGAAAGCACAGCTTTCGGAAGCTGCCAGATAACCCCCCTCCATTTTTCCCAGCGCCAGCGGCCTAAAACCGAGAGGATCGCGGATCGCCACCAGCCGCTGCGGATTCTGCGTCAGACCCACCAGGCTGAAGGCTCCCCGCAGATTATGCAGGCTGGAGATCAAAGCCTCGATGATATCATCCTCGAAAGCCCGGGAGACGAGATGAGCTATCACTTCGGTATCGAGGGTGGAATGGAAGATAGAACCGCTGCTCTCCAGGTTGCGGCGCAGCTCACCGCTGTTGACCAGATCGCCGTTATGAGCCAGAGCCAGCTCTCCCTTCTGGCAGTTGACCAAAAGTGGCTGGGCATTGACCGACCGGCTGGAACCGCTGGTCGAATAGCGAACGTGGCCGATGGCCGCCCGTCCTGACAGTTTATTCAGCGTGTCACCACCAAAAACATCGCGCACAAGTCCCATACCCCGGGTGAGTTCGAGTCCCTCTTCCTCATCCAGGCTTCCGCCCACACAGATGCCGGCGCTCTCCTGCCCGCGGTGCTGCAGGGCGGTGAGGCCGAGATAGGTGTGCTCGCCCGCTGCTTTGCTGTCCTCCGGCAGGAAGGCTCCGAAAACCCCGCATTTTTCCTCTATAGCTTCTCTGGAATCGCATTCAGCCATTTGCTCTTCAGCTCCCCGATATCTATTTTGATCAGATCATTGATCTTCAATTCGCTGCCGCCGGTGCGCCCGATAACCTGACAGGTAACTCCGCCGGCCTTCTCCGCCAGTTTTTTCAGACGGGGCAGATCATCCCGATCCAGGCTGACAATTATCCGGCTCTGGCTCTCGCCAAAGAGCAGCTCCTCGGGAGCGAGCTCGCTCTCTATCTCCACCCCGGCTCCGATCTCAGCGCCGGCACAGCATTCGAAGAGGGCGGCTGCCAGGCCTCCCAGCGAACAGTCGTGGGCTGAGGCGATGATTTCCGATCGAATACCCTCGCGGCAGAGCTTCTGCACCGCCAGCTCGCGTTCAAAATCCAGGGCCGGAATCTCGCCCTCGATCCTATCGTGTACCGCGCTCAGGTATTCGCTGCCCCCTAGCCCGGGTTTATTCTCCCCCAGCAGGACTATCCGGGCTCCCTCTTTCTGAAAATGACGGGAGGTGGCCTGATCTATATCATCCAGCAGCCCGACCATGCCGATCACCGGCGTGGGATAGACCCCTCCGGCCGGACTCTCGTTGTAAAAGCTGACATTGCCGCCGGTAACCGGAGTATCAAATTTCTCACAGGCTTCTTTGATGCCGCGGGCCGCCTCTTCAAACTGCCAGTAAACCTCGGATTTTTCCGGGCTGCCGAAATTGAGCCCATTCGTGATAGCCAGCGGCTCGGCCCCGGAACAGCTCAAATTGCGGGCCGCCTCGGCCACGGCCAGGGCCGCCCCCCGGCGCGGATTTAGATAGCAGTAGCGGCCATTGCAGTCAGTCGTCAGAGCCAGCCCTCCGTCCCTGCCCTTTAGCCGCAGCACGGCCGCATCCGAGCCGGGCGGCACCACTGTGTTGATCTGGACCATGTGATCGTACTGCTCATAGATAGATGCCTTGCCGGCCAGATTCTCCGAGAGCATCATCTCTTCAAATTGATCGTTAAAGGATTTATCTTCACAGGATCGACCTTTTATATTTTTCTCTTCTACAGACTCCACCAGCTCATCCAGATATTCAGGCCGGGAAGATTCAGAGCGGTAGACGGGAGCATCATCGACCAGCAGCTCGACCGGCAGGCTGGCAGCTTCCTTCTCGCCGGCCATAACCCGCAGCTGGCTGTCATCGGTCACCTCTCCGATCACAGCTGATTTGAGTCCCCAGCCAGCGAAGATCTCCTCCACAACTTCTTCTTTTCCCCGGCGCGGTACGACCAGCATGCGCTCCTGTGATTCCGAGAGCAGTACCTCGTAGGGGGTCATGTTCTTCTCCCGCTTCGGTACCTTATTCACGTCCAGCTCGATACCTGTGTCGCCCCGGCTCGCCATTTCGGCCGCGGCGCTGATCAGCCCGGCCGCCCCCATATCCTGAATGCCGACCAGCACGTCGGTCTCGATGAGCTCCAGGCTGGCCTCTAAAAGCAGCTTCTCCATGAAGGGATCGCCGATCTGCACCGCCGGCCGGTCCTCCTCCGAGTCTTCATCCAGCTCATCGGAGGCGAAGCTGGCCCCCTGAATTCCATCACGCCCGGTTGCCGCTCCCACCACCATAACCGGATTGCCGACTCCGCTGGCGGTGGCAGTGGCCAGTTTTTCTTTTTCCATAAGCCCCACGCACATCACGTTCACCAGAGGATTCTGACGGTAGCTGTCGGCAAAAAAGGTTTCACCTCCCACCGTGGGCACGCCGATGCTGTTGCCGTAACCTGAGATGCCGCTCACCACCTCGCGGCAGAGATAACTCATGCGCTCACCCTCCAGTTCGCCAAAACGCAGCGAGTCGAGCAGGGCTATCGGCCTTGCTCCCATGGTGAAGATGTCTCTCACTATGCCGCCGATGCCGGTGGCAGCACCCTGATAGGGTTCTATGGCTGAGGGATGGTTGTGACTCTCGATTTTAAAGGCGACGGCCTGACCTTCCCCGATATCTATCACTCCGGCGTTCTCTCCAGGGCCCTGCAGGACCACCTCGCCTTCAGTGGGAAATTCGCGCAGCACCGCTTTTGAATGCTTATAGCTGCAGTGTTCCGACCACATCACTCCCAGCATGCCCAGCTCGGTGCGGTTGGGGCTGCGTCCTAGATCGTTACAAATTCTCTCATATTCCTCTTCGGTCAAACCTTCCTTCTCCCGGATATCTTCTGAAGTCATCTTAACTGCTCTCCCTTCTTTTGAGCTGATCTATCAACGAAGCGAAAAGTCGGCGGCCGTCCTCGCTGCCGAGCACAGCTTCGGCAGCCCGCTCGGGATGGGGCATAAGCCCGAGCACATTGCGGTCACGACTGCAGATTCCGGCTATATTGGCAGCCGACCCGTTGGGATTTTCCCCTTCCAGATAACGGAAGATAATCTGGTTGTTCTCCTTCAGATCAGCCAGGCCTTTATCATCTATGTAATAATTGCCCTCATGATGGGCCACGGGAATCTTGAGCTCGCTGCCCGGCGCCAGCTCTCCGGTCAGGGCGGTGGCTGTGCTGGTCACCTCTATCGTCACCGTCCGGCAGACGAATTTCAGCGATTCGTTGACCATCATCGCTCCCGGCAGCAG is part of the Halarsenatibacter silvermanii genome and harbors:
- the purQ gene encoding phosphoribosylformylglycinamidine synthase subunit PurQ, which codes for MRFAVIRFPGSNCDRDVEHVCREVMEVPTDMIWHEKRADLSRYDTVILPGGFSYGDYLRPGAIARFSPIMEDVEKFAAAGGQVLGICNGFQILMEAGLLPGAMMVNESLKFVCRTVTIEVTSTATALTGELAPGSELKIPVAHHEGNYYIDDKGLADLKENNQIIFRYLEGENPNGSAANIAGICSRDRNVLGLMPHPERAAEAVLGSEDGRRLFASLIDQLKRRESS
- the purF gene encoding amidophosphoribosyltransferase; translated protein: MAECDSREAIEEKCGVFGAFLPEDSKAAGEHTYLGLTALQHRGQESAGICVGGSLDEEEGLELTRGMGLVRDVFGGDTLNKLSGRAAIGHVRYSTSGSSRSVNAQPLLVNCQKGELALAHNGDLVNSGELRRNLESSGSIFHSTLDTEVIAHLVSRAFEDDIIEALISSLHNLRGAFSLVGLTQNPQRLVAIRDPLGFRPLALGKMEGGYLAASESCAFDILGAEYLREVEPGEMVIIDDDGIRSQRFSSRREEKFCVFEYIYFARPDSDIAGLNVQQARKALGRRMAEEMEIEADIVVPVPDSGVAAALGFAERSGLEYGQGILRNKYVGRTFIQPTQNIRDLKVRLKLSPIKEIVEDKRVILIDDSIVRGTTSNQIINRLREAGAAEVHMAISSPPVEYPCYFGLDITGQKELIANGKSEEEIGDKIGADSLHYLSREGMLEKLKERADTGFCTSCFDGDYPIEC
- the purL gene encoding phosphoribosylformylglycinamidine synthase subunit PurL, with translation MTSEDIREKEGLTEEEYERICNDLGRSPNRTELGMLGVMWSEHCSYKHSKAVLREFPTEGEVVLQGPGENAGVIDIGEGQAVAFKIESHNHPSAIEPYQGAATGIGGIVRDIFTMGARPIALLDSLRFGELEGERMSYLCREVVSGISGYGNSIGVPTVGGETFFADSYRQNPLVNVMCVGLMEKEKLATATASGVGNPVMVVGAATGRDGIQGASFASDELDEDSEEDRPAVQIGDPFMEKLLLEASLELIETDVLVGIQDMGAAGLISAAAEMASRGDTGIELDVNKVPKREKNMTPYEVLLSESQERMLVVPRRGKEEVVEEIFAGWGLKSAVIGEVTDDSQLRVMAGEKEAASLPVELLVDDAPVYRSESSRPEYLDELVESVEEKNIKGRSCEDKSFNDQFEEMMLSENLAGKASIYEQYDHMVQINTVVPPGSDAAVLRLKGRDGGLALTTDCNGRYCYLNPRRGAALAVAEAARNLSCSGAEPLAITNGLNFGSPEKSEVYWQFEEAARGIKEACEKFDTPVTGGNVSFYNESPAGGVYPTPVIGMVGLLDDIDQATSRHFQKEGARIVLLGENKPGLGGSEYLSAVHDRIEGEIPALDFERELAVQKLCREGIRSEIIASAHDCSLGGLAAALFECCAGAEIGAGVEIESELAPEELLFGESQSRIIVSLDRDDLPRLKKLAEKAGGVTCQVIGRTGGSELKINDLIKIDIGELKSKWLNAIPEKL